The Juglans regia cultivar Chandler chromosome 10, Walnut 2.0, whole genome shotgun sequence genome includes the window TTGAAATGGGCTGTTAGGATGCCACAATCAATGCATGCAAACAAAAAGTGCATTTCAATCAAATGTTGTGGTATCAATTAGAAGAATTATATGTGAGATTCAATTAGTCCAACACATTATATTTCTCCTGCCAAGTgccttttctaaattttattttttcctctcagCTTTACAGAGGGCGATTGGAGAATGGGACCTTTGTAGCCATACGAGCTCTATCTTTGGGGAAAAGATGCTCAATTCAAAACCTTAAAGTTCGGCTTGATCTGCTCTCTAAGCTTCACCATCCACATTTAGTTGGCCTCTTGGGTCATTGCATTGATGATAGTGGACAAGATGATTCTGGTGCCAACAAAGTTTTTcttatatatgaatatgttccTAATGGAAATTACCATACCCATCTGTCAGGTTAGTATAGCATCTTTAGTAattcaatctatatatatatatatatatatatatataagaactaGTTTCTGAAATATAACTGCATAATTATCATAACTAGTTCAGAAGTTCACCTTCTTGGGTTCATTGTGCAACTGCCACCCCTCCCTGTGTGCACCAGGGTGGTCCAGTGCTTTTAGCTTACACCCTGTCCATTTGACTGCATTCAATTATGGAGAAGAGGTCGACTAAAGTTTCTTACACCTTTAATACATCATAGCTTTATGCATTGGAGACAGTCAACCTCTAATCCAGCTACATATATACATGGATGCAGAAAGTTTTCCAGAGAAAGTTCTTAAATGGTCAGATAGACTTAGAATTTTGATCGGAGTTGCGAAGGCTGTTCATTTTTTACATACTGGAGTAATCCCTGGTTGTTTCAATAACCAACTAAAGACAAACAATATATTGCTTGATGAGCATCAGATTGCTAAGCTAAGTGACTATGGGATGTCAATCATCACAGAGGAAATTGAAAAACAGCAGGTATAATACCTGGCTTCTTCTTGAAGCTGTTTAGTGTTGAAATGTTATTTGGTTCACCAAGCAGTCATTCTGACACATTCTGTTTGTTCTGTAGGCGAAGGGAGAAGGCCCAAAATCACGGTATGATAAAAACTGTGGATTTAATTTCTAAATGGAGGATACAAATCATAACTTTGGAGTGGATCCTTGATTTTTTCAACTGGAGTCACATCTTGGGTGGTTGTGctgaattaaaaagaaaaaagtgcatTATAACccataatgcatttttttgggaGAAATTCTTTGTTTAGTAAGCCTGAGGATGCATTCTTGGGGGCATGTATGTATTTCATAGATCCTTAATGCAAATGACTTGTGAGGTCCCCTACTTCGCTGCTTAAGTGATGGGGAGGTGTAAGCGTCCAATTCTTGGCATATACATTACTCCTTTCTTCTCACCACTCCAAACTGGTATTACTTCTGCTGCTGTATGATAATTAACACTGTTGCAGCTTACTGTGTCTCCCTTACATTTTCCATTACCTTCATATATCACCATCAGATCCACCTGTGCTTTTGCATGACCACTTCCTTCGTCATTACCCTCACTGAAATTGGGACTCCTCACCTCTACTATCGTCAAAATTGCCACTACCGTGAACACTTCCATTATTAACATGCTGACCTACTTCAGCAAGGGTACCGCCATCACTGTTGCTAGTATGATTGCATCTCTGCCACCACCACTGTCATACTGTTGCCAATGAAACTACCCGGTGCCACTACTACTATCTTTCATATAGATGGGTTTGTTTGGTGACAGTTGGTGGTGGTGTCATAGAAGAAAGCATGAATACCCAATCTGATGATTTGTTTGAATTACTCCGTACCTGCTTGGTTTGATGCTGTATTTTAAGAGAGATTCTAAAATAGCTGACTTTTTtacttccttttgttttgtttttttgttggcaGCCATCAAACAAATGTACAGGATGATGTATACAACTTTGGATTTATATTGCTCGAATCACTTGTTGGGCCTATAGTGACTGGAAAAGAAGAAGCATTTCTCCTAAATGAAATGGTATGCCAAAGCTTTTTTCTGCAAATTAATTCCATAGATTTAATAGTAAAGCTTTTTGGCAATCTTGGTTCTAAACATTCTGTTACTCCTGATATTTTGCAAATCGGACGAATGAGAATTTTTAAACTATGGTATAAAAATTTCCAAGACTTTTGAATTTTATCCATCTGTTTCAGTtgacaaattaaaaaacataaagcaCTAACTTTCACATAAGTTTTTTATTcttcaatataaatataaattgaggTTACAAATGTTTGTCTTGCTATCAATTTTGATGACAAAAAATGCGATCTCTGTTCTGtattcttgaaatttttttcaactgCTATAAATTTTGCACTATAAACCAAAAGTATTGAAGTTggtcatatttttatattttataagaccGAAATTACTTGGATTGGATATGGATTACCTAGGCTTTGTGgatagtttctttttcttttccgcGACATTCTTTACATATTTTCTTTAGTCAGTTTGTTTGAGATGATATGTTTCTAAGAACTGGAGACATGTACAGCAGGCATCCTTTGGCAGTCAGAATGGCCGAAGGCGGATTGTGGATCCTGTTGTTTTGACTACTTGCTCACAGGAATCGTTATCGATTGTGATATCCATCACGAACAAATGCATATCTCTGGAACCATCATCTCGACCCTCTTTTGAAGATGTCCTTTGGAACTTACAGTATGCAGCCCAAGTCCAGGCCACTGCCGATGCTGATCAGAAATCAGATTCTACATCATAGTTGCAAGTTTGCAGGAAGTGCAGCACAAAAGAAGCCTCCTGAAATTTGTAACACATAAGTTATGCCTGCATTTGGGCTGCCTTTCGTTATCACACCACGAAATGTAAAGTTGTAAATGCCTTGTTTGCTTGACCTTATGCTACTGAAATTTGGTAGAAAAGGTTGCATTCACCTTGAAAGCAAGAATGCTGATGGGCACTTGGGCATTGattgtatgatatatatatagccctGCTGTATAATAATAACTGGTTCAAATATTAGTCTACCTTTGTATAAAAGCGCACTGATGGACCTGAGTTATTAAGATTACAAAAACTAGAATATTGGTGTGCTATACAAatatctattctattataataagtggctatctaattgtgaatagtaatttttattattttttcattaagttatgttttaccaaaaggcctTTAAAATCTTTGACCATTTGAAATGTAACtcttttgtagaatttaatgaaagattaTGTTTTACTAAAATGTCCTTAAGATTCTTGACCATTTGATGTGTAgctcttttataaaatttaatgaatgattatGTTTTACCAAAAAGCCCTTAATAGCCTCACGACGACgtctatttttcatattattttttttctgacagtgtatttattttcttttctttttgtttcattttttttaaaataaaaatttaataatattttattattatatagagagtaaatagataatacAATATGGATGCAGATCAATACTCATACTTTACTCAAAGAAGcttgaagtttagattttttttttaatttagattttttaattttttttaaccttatattttttttagataaataaattactgaatttttttattttttttatttaaatcattatgttagGTATCTTGGGATTAACGCACCTGgggtatgtatatatatatgaggaagAAGATATTCGAAAAACTGGTTGGGGATAAACACAAAGATTAGAAGGAAATGACCAGCTGTGTTTGCAATTATATCCTTGTGACAGTTATCAGATTACTCTGAAAGCAAGGGGTTGTTGATATCTTCTTTGTTATTTGCCGTACATGATTAGAATATAGCCAtcttgagaaagaaagagagagaggtattAAAAGTCTGGATTAAACACGCGAACTCGACTCTTTACAAACAAGTAATTGCTGAGTTTGGACTTTGGAGGCCTAAAGATTTTGTCTACGCTGAAAGTGGGGGGGATTGATCATGACCGGAAATAAATCGAAGGTGACGTGGCCAATACAATGCACCAGATGGAAACTGGAAAGCCCCTTAGCACATCAACAAATCgagttataaatgtaataaaggtgtagaatagtattttttttattgattactgctataaaaagattttataaaaataaattcacatattgatATGTATTTATAcgatacgttaaatttattttataataaaaaatatatttacgatttaacgtattatattaaatcatatcagtttgtgaataaacatttgtgagatctctttataattaaagtatttctcattatCATATCAGTTTGAGAGACTTTGAAAATCTAATTGGAACACAGATTAAAGGAGTTCGAATACCAGACGTGAGTGAAAGGATTGGTTAAAAGTATAACAATGTGATATTGCATAATGGTATGTGTTCCACGTGAACATTGTTGTTTATGgttattaattagtatacattTTTTGACATATTCGTATCAGAAACGTGTgattttaaacaaataataattataatatctaatataattaattaattaaacgaAGGATAAGAAAGAGAACTCTTTGATTCATTATATCTTTTATAATGCTGTTAGAAcagttgattttttaaaaaaaaaattaaaaaattaaaaaattctttgACGAGTGTTGGCTTGGATGATAATTCCAAATCTTCAGTGtagtttttccttttaatatatGCAATTCAACCGATTTCAGCTGTTACGTCAGCAACTCCCTCGTTTATAACATTTGCCAACAAAAATCGGATGTTATATTCTTTGTTTCCTCCCAATGTCCCTTGTCGTCATTTTCAGTTGGTGGTTGAGGTAGTTATGACGGTTGTAcatatcttctctctctctagaacgTTGAAGTCGATAatttgctttcttcttcttctacattCTCAATAATTTGAACATCATTTTGCCTTCTTCTTCGTTGATTCCTTTCAGACAGACTCTTTCTTCTTCGTTGATCGAATTCCTTTTGCAAGTCATTTTCCCACTTTGGGAAATTTCCTAGTACAGCTCCTTTGCCATTAATTGTTGCCCCTCGCGTAACGtcaaacccaattaaaatcttaaacaattaaaaagaagGCAAGTCCAGATTGTTTTTGCAGATacgatgaattgagataaaagttaaaaattgaataaaatattattagaatatatattttttaatattatttttatttttagatttaaaaaatttaactgtttattttattttgtataaaaattttaaaaaatataataattaaataagataagatgagatgaaaatagttatgaaaataaattagacataAATAAAGCATCACTCATCTAAAAATTGGAGAAATTAAGAggatatatgtgtgtatatatactatTGGATTTTTCATTAGGTTGGTACGGGAGCACATGAACTATGAAGATTCTGTGAGGAATTGGGTCAcactttttaatgaattttcgcgtcgatttgttttttcaatgtaTAGAACAACTTCGCTAAAAATTGGTAATTTCATTAGGGTTTTTGGATAAAACTGCGTTGTAATTCCTTAAACGAGGATTCCAATTTCCTTCCATTGTCGACGCCGTGAATGCCAAGTTGTCGGCGGTCTTTACCCACCCATTTTACGAAAATAGCCCGAAGTTTCAATAGAAAATACCTCGTCTCATATTCTACACGGTCAACCCACGACACGCGTCATTGAAAAAGTCTATATATAGGCGCGAAACGATACATGTTCAGAAGCTCATTCCCCACGTACTTTGTTTCAAGTTCTTGCTCTTCctaatctcttcttcttcttcttcttctcctccttaaTTTCACTTTTACGTCGAAGACATTAAGAAACTCTTAATTAACATCTTCGTCGCAAATAAACTTGCATTGTTAAAGCATGGAAAATGTGTTCAATCACTTTGACGAAAACAGAGATGGGAGGATTTCACCCTCGGAGCTGCAGCAATGTGTGGTGGCAATAGGTGAGGAGCTTTCGCTGGCGGAGGCAGAGACGGTGGTAGAGTTGCTTGACTCGGACGGTGATGGCTTGCTGGAGTTGGAGGACTTCGTGAGGTTGATTGAAGgaggggaagaggaagagaaggtgAAAGATTTGAGAGAGGCGTTTAAGATGTATGAGATGGATGGTTGTGGGTGTATAACACCCAAGAGTCTTAAGAGGATGCTCAGTAGACTGGGTGAATCCAAGAGTCTTGATGAGTGTGAGTTCATGATTGCTCAATTTGATCTCAACGGTGATGGGGTCATCAACTTTGATGAATTTAGGTCCATGATGTCATGATTCTTCGTACCTTTTACTTGTTTATATGGCGTATTGATCATTATTCTATTCATGGATGCCGTATCTGGCTTATTTCATTCAATTTCTCACCATTAAATGATATCACTTTGAAGTAAAAAGTAGAATTGGCTCTGCATGAAAACTAAAGTTCTATATCTTGATTCTGGTTTGACAAGGCAATACAATACTGTTCTCTAATGATCCTAATGCCATGTCTGAGAACACAT containing:
- the LOC109012184 gene encoding calcium-binding protein CML38-like — its product is MENVFNHFDENRDGRISPSELQQCVVAIGEELSLAEAETVVELLDSDGDGLLELEDFVRLIEGGEEEEKVKDLREAFKMYEMDGCGCITPKSLKRMLSRLGESKSLDECEFMIAQFDLNGDGVINFDEFRSMMS